One window of Athalia rosae chromosome 4, iyAthRosa1.1, whole genome shotgun sequence genomic DNA carries:
- the LOC105687564 gene encoding solute carrier family 52, riboflavin transporter, member 3-A-like: MPRPNSAGWENAGSLNPHRVLIDFLVIMFGISAWIGVNGIYVQLPLLISVAPEGWSLPAYIVVVIQTANIGPVVYGLSRKFFPHLTTESMWISALLVLGTISMGLLAFSYDVKTTINGVEHSLTLLVLIFTTALVGCSSSVLFIPYLRNFEEVHLVSFFIGEGLSGLVPSAVALIQGVGGNAPCHGQVLNSTHDVPHFPEGAMPAFSPRVYLVFLFFVLGSSTCAFWILEGLPMARRQRVANKLTNNSGFHDSTQLYTGEKNTISEKDCERFGMPMDGQVNEIIDVSSQSDVETRQESECGPHSNPRSSGLGAKSKGYLFMLMGLICLGGNGFLPGIQSYSCLPYGNFAYHLTVTMAHLANPIACLLALWLSSPSLRGITGIAALAFVAASYVTWLAFLSPTPPWRSSRIGIVLVIVAWIFLTGLVTYAKLAITAIFRREPGPKELFYVGIVTQVGSAVGAAFSFSLTNYTTLLVPYSTCEPSA; this comes from the coding sequence ATGCCACGACCAAATTCTGCAGGCTGGGAGAACGCTGGGAGCCTGAATCCTCACCGCGTGCTGATCGACTTCCTCGTCATAATGTTCGGGATCTCAGCATGGATAGGCGTGAACGGAATTTATGTGCAGTTGCCACTGTTGATTTCAGTGGCTCCGGAAGGCTGGTCACTACCTGCTTACATAGTCGTAGTTATTCAAACTGCGAACATCGGCCCAGTGGTCTACGGTCTTTCACGcaaatttttcccccatttgACCACCGAATCCATGTGGATATCGGCACTCCTTGTACTTGGCACGATATCCATGGGACTGTTGGCCTTTTCGTACGACGTAAAGACAACCATTAACGGAGTAGAGCACAGTTTAACGTTGCTGGTTTTGATCTTCACTACGGCGTTGGTCGGATGCTCCAGTTCCGTGTTGTTCATACCGTATTTGAGAAACTTCGAAGAAGTTCATCTTGTGTCCTTTTTCATCGGCGAAGGACTCAGTGGACTTGTACCCAGTGCAGTTGCTCTGATCCAAGGTGTCGGAGGCAACGCTCCGTGCCACGGACAAGTCTTGAACTCTACCCACGACGTACCGCATTTTCCCGAAGGAGCAATGCCAGCCTTTTCACCACGCGTGTACCttgtctttctctttttcgttctgGGATCATCAACCTGCGCTTTTTGGATCCTCGAAGGTCTACCGATGGCTCGAAGACAACGAGTCGCAAACAAACTGACCAACAACTCGGGCTTTCACGATTCCACGCAACTTTAtaccggtgaaaaaaacacaatttcCGAGAAGGATTGTGAACGGTTCGGGATGCCCATGGACGGCCAGGTCAATGAGATAATCGACGTCTCGAGTCAATCGGATGTGGAAACAAGACAAGAGAGCGAATGCGGACCGCATTCGAATCCCAGGTCCTCCGGGCTAGGGGCCAAGAGCAAGGGTTACCTTTTCATGCTGATGGGTCTCATCTGTTTAGGGGGCAACGGCTTCTTACCTGGGATACAATCCTATTCTTGTCTCCCTTACGGTAACTTTGCGTACCATTTGACGGTGACGATGGCTCACCTTGCGAACCCGATTGCCTGCCTTCTCGCTCTTTGGCTGTCGTCTCCGAGTCTTCGTGGCATCACGGGGATTGCAGCCCTCGCCTTTGTTGCAGCTTCGTACGTAACTTGGCTCGCATTTTTGTCTCCCACGCCCCCATGGCGCAGTTCCAGGATTGGCATCGTTCTTGTCATTGTTGCTTGGATATTTCTGACCGGTCTTGTCACCTATGCAAAACTCGCCATTACCGCAATATTCAGAAGAGAGCCGGGCCCTAAAGAACTGTTTTACGTGGGTATTGTCACCCAAGTTGGATCCGCCGTAGGTGCTGcattctccttttctctcacAAACTACACAACACTGCTCGTACCGTACTCGACGTGTGAGCCATCGGCGTGA